In Pontiella agarivorans, the genomic window ATTCAGATCGAACGAAATTCTTGATCCGTGCGCTTTGGCCGCACGCGCCACATCCAGGCAGAACTGACTCGTTTTCGGCGACAGCGCGGCAATCAGCCCCGAAAGGTGAACAATCTCCACGCCTTCTTCGCCGAAGATCCGGTCGAGATCAAAATCAGCGGCACTGAGCTCGCGCCCGACCTCGCCGGCGCGATCGTTCTGAACACGCGGACCGCGCGATCCCCATCCGCTGTCCGCCATGTTGATCTGATGACGAAATCCCCACGGATTATCCTGCTCAAATTCAGGGCCCTCAAAATCCATCCGCCGGCTCTTCAGATTGTCTTTAATAAAATGGGCCACCGGACTTCCCTTCACAAAGGCCGTCAGCACCTTCACCGGTAGACCGAGATAGGATGAAACACTGGCCACATTGCTCTCTGCACTGGTCGCCTGCATTTTAAACGTATCACTGCTGTGGAACGGTTGCGAATCCGTCGGGGTCAGCCGGATTCCCATACTCGTCGGCACTAAAAGGGCATATTTTTTCAATCCGTTTTCGGTCATTTTTTATCCTCCTGCGGTTATTTCGTAATCAACAGGTTATTAACAGCCTTTCCAACGCCTGGAAACCCGGGAAAACTCAGACGTACTGAAAATGAACCTCAATGGTTTGAGATAATGATTTTACTTTATTTTATACAAGAAAAATCATTGCATTTTAACCGGGACCTCCCGATATTCCCGCCAACTTACCAACGGGCTTAAACTGGCAGGGAAGTACTTATTTATATGCCCCTGTTCACGGGGGTTTAAGGGGACCGTTACAAAATTGAATACAACTTATTCACAGGGGTGAAATCATGAGCGAAATTTATCATCAGAACTGGAATCGCGAGCGGGTACGCGCCGGTATGCGCTGGTTCGGGCCCGAGGACATCGTCACCATTCGTAACATCCAGCAGACGCCCGGCGTCACCAATATCATCACCGCGCTGCATCATATTCCGGCAGGCGAAATCTGGACCGAAAACGAAATTGCGCGGCGTAAAATTGAAGTGGAATTCCAGCCGCTGGAAAACGAGCCGCAACTCAAAGGCATGGATCTTTATCAGTGGTATCAGACCAACGGCACCCGCACCGGCCTGGTCTGGGATACCGCCGAAAGCCTGGTCTTCACCGAAGACATCAAAAACGGCAGCCCGAATCGTGACGAACATATCCGGAAATACAAAATAAGCCTGCAGAACCTCGGGCGTTTCGGCATCCATAATGTCGTCGGCAATTTTATGCTGGTGGCCGACTGGACCCGCACCAGCATCACCCGGTTGGCCGATGGTTCAAAAACGCTTAAATATATCCACGCCGCATTTGCCGCTTTTGATATTTTCCTGCTCAAACGCCACACTTCAGAACAGGCCTATATCGACGACGGTTCGTTCTCGGCCGAAGAAGTGGAGGAGGCCCGGAAATATTTTAAAACTTATCTGGCCGGAAATTCCGAACGCCAACAGGAACTGATTGATATGATCACCGCCGGCCTGCCCGGCGCTCAGGAAGGATTCACGCTCGATGATTTTCGCGCAGCCGTGGCCAAATATGAAGGCATGTCGCTGGAGACCTTGCAGAAACACATTGCCTACTTTCTCGATGAAGTCGTTCCGGTGGCCTCCGCCGCCGGTGTCCGGCTCTGCTGCCATGCCGACGACCCGGCCTTCTCCCCGTTCCTGGGCACACCGCGCGCCGTGGGCGGTGCAGACGGCTATAAATTTCTGCTGGATCACGGCTGCGGCGTGAATATGTGCATCGGCTCTCTGATGGCCAGAGAAACCAATCGCGATATCACCGCTCTCATCCGCGAAATAGCGGAATACGGGCAAATGAAAGGCCTGAGCATCGACGAAATCTTTCCGCATATCCACCTCCGCCCCATCGAAACCGACGGCAAAAACTTCCGCGAGGGCCACCACGCCGAACACCGCGAAGAATTAGCCAAAGTGGTCCACACGTTGGTTGATCTCGGATGGCAGGGCGTTTTCCGGCCCGACCATGCCCCGCAGTCGGACCACGGATTCGGCCGCCCCGGCTACGACGCCATCGGCCGCGGTTACGGAGCACAGTTGCTCCTCGGACTGTTTGAAATGGCGGAAATCATTAAAACCACCCGCTTCCGCGCCGTGGAGGCCGCGATTCAGGCCAGCGACGGCAATATGACCAAAAAAGAAGAGGCCTTCGAAGCGGCCCGCAAAGCCGAGGCCGATAAAATCAGTCGCAAAATCGCCTTCATCAAAGTCCCGTTTATCTATGGAGAAAAAGGCGTAATGGCAAAAATCGACTGATCCGCCGGTTCGGCGCAACGCAGCCGTTTCCCCTCCTGTAACCGCTGCCGCCGGAGCCCTTCAGCCGGAAGGGCTAAACTCCCGCCAGCGCTTTTTCCACAGCCCCGAGCAGGTCATCCAGCTCAACCGGCTTATAAAGCACATCGCACGCCCCGAACTTTTTCGCCATCGGCAGAAAATCCATCGGCATCGCATGCATCCCGCCGGAAATGGCAATCACTGGAATATCGGCCTCTTTGCCGCGTATCGCCATAACCACCTCAAGACCATCAGTTTCCGGCATCATGATGTCGGTGATCACAAGGTCCACCGGCGCCTCTTCCACCAAGCGCAATCCCTGCCGCCCGTCAGCCGCAACAACAACCTCGTGCCCCTTGCCGTCGAGAAAACGCTTAAACACGTTGCGAATTGTTTCATCGTCATCAATTATCAAAATACGAGCCATATCCGCTCCCCTCTATAGTGTGAAACAGATTTGACTAAACAGCGGACGCTTCATCAAGCATTTCCCGCACGGTTTGCAGAAGCAGCATACTGCCTACCGGCTTTTCCAAATACCGAAAATGGTTTTTCTTGATTACATCATGTGTTGCCGAATCGTGGGAATACCCACTGCAGATCAATACCGCCAGATGCTC contains:
- a CDS encoding sugar kinase, whose product is MTENGLKKYALLVPTSMGIRLTPTDSQPFHSSDTFKMQATSAESNVASVSSYLGLPVKVLTAFVKGSPVAHFIKDNLKSRRMDFEGPEFEQDNPWGFRHQINMADSGWGSRGPRVQNDRAGEVGRELSAADFDLDRIFGEEGVEIVHLSGLIAALSPKTSQFCLDVARAAKAHGSRISFDLNYRASFWKGREEELRKAFHEIADASDILIGNEEDFQLCLGIEGPEAGGAGLDSKIDGFKEMIGRVQQAYPNAKYFATTLREVLSANAHMWGALVTDSSDWEIIQPREIGVLDRIGGGDGFVGGLLYGILKGWDVQKCARFGWASGALAATMLTDYAQPADEDQLWSIWEGNARVKR
- the uxuA gene encoding mannonate dehydratase, whose amino-acid sequence is MSEIYHQNWNRERVRAGMRWFGPEDIVTIRNIQQTPGVTNIITALHHIPAGEIWTENEIARRKIEVEFQPLENEPQLKGMDLYQWYQTNGTRTGLVWDTAESLVFTEDIKNGSPNRDEHIRKYKISLQNLGRFGIHNVVGNFMLVADWTRTSITRLADGSKTLKYIHAAFAAFDIFLLKRHTSEQAYIDDGSFSAEEVEEARKYFKTYLAGNSERQQELIDMITAGLPGAQEGFTLDDFRAAVAKYEGMSLETLQKHIAYFLDEVVPVASAAGVRLCCHADDPAFSPFLGTPRAVGGADGYKFLLDHGCGVNMCIGSLMARETNRDITALIREIAEYGQMKGLSIDEIFPHIHLRPIETDGKNFREGHHAEHREELAKVVHTLVDLGWQGVFRPDHAPQSDHGFGRPGYDAIGRGYGAQLLLGLFEMAEIIKTTRFRAVEAAIQASDGNMTKKEEAFEAARKAEADKISRKIAFIKVPFIYGEKGVMAKID
- a CDS encoding response regulator produces the protein MARILIIDDDETIRNVFKRFLDGKGHEVVVAADGRQGLRLVEEAPVDLVITDIMMPETDGLEVVMAIRGKEADIPVIAISGGMHAMPMDFLPMAKKFGACDVLYKPVELDDLLGAVEKALAGV